A genomic region of Phycisphaerae bacterium contains the following coding sequences:
- a CDS encoding HAMP domain-containing histidine kinase: protein METQPDQIDVADVVARLRADRNAASRDERLALARGLAEHPAAYFQTLEAAALLSVLADDPLPQVRQAVAWALEHLPEPLFATLHEKLEHDHNAFVLNAVERAVARRARAVRAAQRTRFGVDQVAAHLQRIEKRHGAPAARDASRLCERYTQLLVASMVHDLRSVLTHLKANTLALLAETSPPAGARRARLPARVRDDLEFLERTVLDMEQFTEPLDAGRRPERLVDLLRAAQEIAVASVRANGEVDPSTIAADLDIPEHITVVVARHQVVTALANILKNAFEAFAGGWPRRTQAVAGDAGDAGAITDEVGRIEITARRVGDHADLCIRDNGMGFAQEEADTLHLFTPGRRNKTKRNSTGYGLPNAARKIVSQGGSIHFDSQEGRGTVVTVRLPTPSKGREA, encoded by the coding sequence ATGGAAACGCAGCCTGATCAGATCGACGTCGCAGACGTGGTCGCGCGCCTGCGGGCCGACCGAAACGCCGCGAGTCGGGACGAACGCCTCGCGCTCGCCCGGGGTCTCGCGGAGCACCCCGCGGCGTACTTCCAGACGCTGGAAGCGGCGGCGCTGCTGAGTGTACTGGCGGACGATCCGCTGCCGCAGGTGCGCCAGGCGGTCGCGTGGGCGCTCGAGCATCTGCCGGAGCCGCTCTTCGCGACGCTCCACGAGAAACTCGAGCACGATCACAATGCGTTCGTGCTCAACGCGGTGGAGCGCGCCGTCGCCCGGCGCGCGCGTGCTGTGCGCGCGGCGCAGCGCACCCGTTTCGGGGTCGACCAGGTGGCTGCCCACCTGCAGCGGATCGAGAAGCGGCACGGCGCGCCCGCCGCGCGCGACGCATCCCGTCTGTGCGAGCGTTACACGCAGTTGCTGGTGGCTTCGATGGTCCACGACCTGCGCAGCGTGCTCACACACCTGAAGGCCAACACGCTGGCGCTGCTGGCCGAGACCTCGCCGCCTGCGGGGGCGCGCCGGGCACGGCTGCCCGCGCGGGTGCGCGATGACCTCGAGTTCCTGGAGCGCACCGTGCTCGATATGGAGCAGTTCACCGAGCCGCTCGACGCCGGCCGCCGGCCTGAGCGGCTCGTGGACCTGCTGCGCGCCGCCCAGGAGATCGCGGTCGCGAGTGTGCGCGCCAATGGCGAAGTCGATCCCAGCACGATCGCGGCCGACCTCGACATCCCTGAGCACATCACAGTCGTCGTCGCACGTCACCAAGTGGTGACGGCCCTGGCGAACATCCTCAAGAACGCCTTCGAGGCCTTCGCCGGCGGCTGGCCGCGCCGGACGCAGGCCGTGGCAGGGGATGCCGGCGACGCCGGCGCGATCACCGACGAGGTCGGCCGGATCGAGATCACCGCGCGCCGGGTCGGCGATCATGCAGACCTCTGCATTCGCGACAACGGTATGGGTTTTGCGCAGGAAGAAGCCGACACCCTGCATCTGTTCACGCCCGGCCGGCGCAACAAGACCAAGCGGAACAGCACGGGCTACGGCCTGCCGAACGCGGCCCGCAAGATCGTGTCGCAAGGCGGCAGCATTCACTTTGACAGTCAGGAGGGTCGGGGCACGGTCGTGACGGTGCGGCTGCCGACGCCGTCCAAGGGGAGAGAAGCATGA